In a single window of the Lasioglossum baleicum chromosome 10, iyLasBale1, whole genome shotgun sequence genome:
- the LOC143212959 gene encoding pre-mRNA-splicing factor RBM22-like isoform X1, with protein MATSKTTNTYNRQNWEDAEFPILCQTCLGDNPYIRMTKEKYGKECKICMRPFTVFRWCPGARMRFKKTEVCQTCSRLKNVCQTCLLDLEYGLPIQVRDAALKIKDDLPRSDVNKEYYVQNIDSEIGKIDATSPAGAVGKSAAASDLLMKLARTSPYYKRNRPHICSFWVKGECKRGEECPYRHEKPTDPDDPLADQNIKDRYYGVNDPVADKLMRRAAAMPKLDPPEDKSITTLYIGNLGDVLTEKQLRDHFYQYGEIRSVTMVPRQQCAFIQYTQRSAAEAAAERTFNKLILGGRRLTIKWGRSQGRQTVSAAEATREILEPVPGLPGALPPPPESMGNNFFNLQTTPGMIPPMMIPPPPVAPQFMFPPQMTAATATPIFPPGTTPIHYPSQDPSRMGASQGIGKPWPEE; from the exons ATGGCTACGTCGAAAACTACAAACACATATAATAGACAAAATTGGGAAGATGCT GAATTCCCAATATTATGTCAGACTTGTCTTGGTGACAATCCATATATTCGTATG ACAAAGGAAAAGTATGGAAAAGAATGCAAAATCTGTATGCGACCATTCACAGTATTCAGATGGTGTCCTGGTGCGAGAATGCGTTTTAAGAAAACTGAAGTTTGTCAGACTTGTAGTCGTTTGAAGAATGTCTGTCAAACATGTTTGCTTGATTTAGAATACGGTTTGCCCATCCAAGTGCGTGACGCTGCGCTTAAAATTAAAGATGACCTGCCGAGGTCAGATGTAAACAAAGAGTATTATGTACAAAACATAGATAGTGAAATTGGTAAAATAGATGCAACATCGCCGGCTGGAGCTGTTGGTAAATCTGCAGCTGCTAGTGATCTACTAATGAAACTAGCAAGAACAAGTCCGTATTATAAAAGGAATAGACCGCATATCTGTTCCTTCTGGGTTAAAGGAGAGTGTAAGAGAGGAGAAGAATGTCCATACCGTCACGAGAAGCCTACAGATCCCGATGATCCACTAGCTGATCAAAACATTAAGGATCGTTACTATGGTGTGAACGATCCTGTTGCTGATAAACTAATGCGCAGAGCTGCTGCGATGCCGAAGCTAGACCCTCCCGAGGATAAATCGATCACAACATTATACATTGGCAATTTGGGAGATGTTTTAACGGAGAAGCAATTGCGTGATCATTTTTACCAGTACGGAGAAATACGTTCCGTTACGATGGTTCCTCGTCAGCAGTGTGCCTTTATTCAGTACACGCAAAGAAGCGCTGCAGAAGCAGCAGCAGAAAGGACATTCAACAAACTAATATTGGGAGGCAGAAGATTGACTATCAAATGGGGACGCTCTCAAGGAAGACAGACAGTATCAGCAGCAGAGGCAACCAGAGAAATCCTGGAACCTGTACCCGGCTTGCCAGGTGCTTTACCACCACCTCCGGAAAGCATGGGCAACAATTTCTTCAATCTGCAAACTACTCCTGGAATGATACCACCAATGATGATACCTCCACCACCTGTTGCTCCACAATTCATGTTCCCACCTCAGATGACAGCTGCTACCGCAACACCAATTTTCCCTCCAGGAACAACTCCGATACATTATCCGAGTCAGGACCCATCGAGAATGGGTGCGTCTCAAGGCATAGGAAAGCCTTGGCCAGAAGAATAA
- the Dolk gene encoding dolichol kinase, which produces MDFLIKKYVHFEENILQSLRSNDIGHRSNANVGLWLGMLVGFSAILNLLKEDTSYSEICLIVGLTGVGLVISSICLYLRLSTRKVVARDFQVTYFLPAIVTSMLYLFVANKGLLSSVTWGVTVGSLGTWSIIQLMSTFPNCFTLGEATAVVHSCILFVISAVTNLPLRYHLPPIHDDDIATVLLQVAILYIIVVCLLCGYFPIFRVTKYFYIMMAALLVIIFLPILHSILDQNPLTWMFSYMFSSRRKIILFGYWAICLLVAVIAVTYQILWNFQATSSIRKIFHILAVLVYVPGLIYEQTLLYFASGVIMGLFIFLELVRYLRISPLGEILEQGFSVYADEKDNLISLTALYLLSGLSFPLWMPSNNVPLVALFSGVLTVGVGDTTASIVGSKWGFHKWSNSNKSIEGTLACIFSQAVSICALTFMGYIDSYWLLLRVLSLGFAMSFVEAQTNQVDNLALPLLMYVCLII; this is translated from the exons ATggattttttaataaagaagTACGTTCACTTCGAGGAGAACATATTACAAAGTTTGCGCTCAAATGACATTGGACATCG atcAAACGCCAATGTTGGATTATGGCTTGGAATGTTAGTAGGTTTCAGCGCAATTTTAAATCTACTAAAAGAGGATACCAGTTACTCCGAAATTTGTCTGATCGTGGGTCTCACCGGCGTTGGTCTTGTTATTAGCTCGATATGCTTATATTTACGATTGTCGACGAGGAAAGTTGTGGCCAGAGATTTCCAAGTTACATATTTTTTGCCAGCTATCGTAACGTCGATGTTGTACCTGTTCGTAGCAAATAAAG GACTACTATCAAGTGTCACATGGGGCGTGACGGTAGGAAGTTTGGGTACCTGGAGTATCATACAATTGATGTCTACTTTTCCGAATTGCTTCACGCTCGGGGAAGCAACTGCGGTAGTACATAGTTGTATCTTATTCGTAATATCTGCAGTGACAAACTTGCCGTTACGATATCATTTACCACCTATACACGACGACGATATCGCTACAGTTTTGTTACAG GTCgcgatattatatataatcgtTGTATGCTTACTGTGCGGATACTTCCCAATATTTCGTGTAACCAAATACTTTTACATAATGATGGCCGCTCTGttagtaatcatttttttaCCAATATTGCACAGCATACTAGACCAAAATCCATTGACGTGGATGTTTTCGTATATGTTTAGTTCAAGACGTAAA ATTATCCTGTTTGGATACTGGGCTATTTGTTTGTTAGTAGCCGTAATCGCGGTTACGTATCAAATATTATGGAATTTCCAGGCGACAAGTTCGATTAGGAAAATTTTTCACATATTAGCCGTACTCGTGTACGTACCAGGTTTAATATACGAACAAACGTTGTTATATTTTGCTAGCGGCGTAATAATGGGATTATTCATATTTCTCGAG CTTGTGAGATACTTGAGGATATCGCCTCTCGGAGAAATATTGGAACAAGGATTTTCTGTATACGCcgatgaaaaagataatttgatTTCTTTGACAGCATTGTATCTACTTTCTGGTCTATCTTTCCCGCTTTGGATGCCCAGTAACAATGTTCCGTTAGTGGCTTTATTTAGCGGTGTTTTGACTGTTGGAGTAGGCGATACTACTGCCAGCATTGTCGGTAGCAAATGGGGTTTTCATAAATGGAGTAATTCGAATAAATCCATCGAAGGAACGCTTGCTTGCATATTCAGTCAGGCTGTATCGATATGCGCTTTAACGTTTATGG GTTACATAGATAGTTACTGGTTACTTTTAAGAGTGCTATCGTTAGGCTTTGCCATGTCTTTCGTTGAAGCACAAACGAATCAAGTTGACAATTTAGCATTACCTTTGTTAATGTATGTCTGCCTAATAATTTAG
- the Pgi gene encoding glucose-6-phosphate isomerase → MNPKADLTSQSAWTKLQDYFDSNQSKIKINDLFQQDPKRFEKFNLEIPTPNDGPILLDYSKNRLTEEALKLLLDLVREREVEKARDAMFKGEKINSTENRAVLHIALRNRSNKPILVDGKDVMPEVNAVLEHMKQFTNEVLSKKWKGFTGKPIEDVVNIGIGGSDLGPLMVTEALKPYHIGPRVHFVSNIDGTHVAETLNKLNPETTLFIIASKTFTTQETITNATSAKIWLLDALKNEAAVACHFVALSTNNQKVKEFGIDEKNMFGFWDWVGGRYSLWSAIGLSICLSIGFDNFEKLLSGAHFMDEHFCNTPLEKNASVILAILGIWYHNFYKVETHALLPYDQYLHRFAAYFQQGDMESNGKYVTKAGKVVNYNTGPIVWGEPGTNGQHAFYQLLHQGTRIVPADFIIPVQSHNMVQGTRHHKILLANFLAQTEALMKGKSESEAKAELEKAGMKPEEVNKLLPHKVFQGNRPTNSILVKKMTPFTLGALIAMYEHKIFVQGIIWDINSFDQWGVELGKQLAKAIEPELETKDAITSHDSSTNGLIGFIKSNQ, encoded by the exons ATGAATCCAAAAGCAGATTTGACATCACAGTCAGCATGGACGAAGTTGCAAGACTATTTCGATAGTAACCAatcgaaaattaaaataaacgatCTTTTTCAACAAGATCCAAAACGCTTTGAAAAATTTAA TTTAGAAATTCCAACTCCAAACGATGGACCGATTTTACTCGATTACTCCAAGAACCGTCTCACCGAGGAAGCACTTAAACTATTGTTGGATCTG GTACGCGAACGCGAAGTGGAAAAAGCCAGAGATGCTATGTTCAAAGGAGAGAAGATCAATTCTACCGAAAACAGAGCTGTTTTGCACATTGCGTTACGTAACAGATCAAATAAACCAATATTGGTCGACGGAAAAGATGTTATGCCAGAAGTAAACGCTGTGTTGGAACATATGAAACAATTTACTAATGAG GTTCTCTCAAAAAAATGGAAAGGTTTCACTGGTAAACCGATAGAAGATGTTgttaatattggaataggtgGCTCCGATTTG GGTCCTTTGATGGTCACGGAAGCGCTGAAACCGTATCATATCGGGCCGAGAGTACATTTTGTTAGTAACATAGATGGAACTCACGTAGCCGAAACTCTTAACAAACTGAATCCTGAGACCACCCTCTTTATCATAGCATCGAAGACATTCACTACTCAGGAAACAATTACAAATGCTACTTCTGCAAAAATATGGTTGTTGGATGCCTTAAAAAAT GAAGCAGCGGTAGCGTGTCATTTCGTAGCGTTATCTACTAACAACCAAAAGGTCAAAGAGTTTGGTATCGACGAGAAGAACATGTTTGGATTTTGGGACTGGGTTGGTGGCCGTTATTCTCTGTGGTCGGCTATCGGTTTGTCAATTTGTTTATCCATTGgttttgacaattttgaaaagttaCTGAGCGGAGCGCACTTTATGGATGAACATTTCTGCAACACTCCGTTAGAAAAGAAT GCATCGGTTATACTGGCGATACTTGGTATTTGGTACCACAACTTCTATAAAGTTGAAACGCACGCGTTGTTACCATACGATCAGTACTTGCACAGGTTTGCTGCTTATTTCCAACAAGGAGATATGGAGAGTAATGGAAAGTATGTTACTAAAGCGGGAAAGGTAGTCAATTATAATACCG GCCCAATTGTGTGGGGAGAACCTGGTACTAACGGACAACATGCTTTTTACCAATTATTACATCAAGGTACACGAATCGTACCGGCTGATTTTATAATTCCTGTGCAATCGCACAATATG gtACAAGGAACGCGGCATCATAAAATATTGCTCGCTAACTTCCTCGCACAAACTGAAGCATTAATGAAAGGTAAAAGCGAGAGCGAAGCAAAAGCTGAATTGGAAAAAGCAGGAATGAAACCTGAAGAAGTGAATAAGTTATTGCCACACAAGGTGTTCCAGGGGAACAGACCTACCAATAGCATTCTTGTGAAGAAAATGACGCCTTTTACTCTTGGAGCTTTAATCG caATGTACGAACACAAGATCTTCGTCCAAGGCATTATATGGGATATTAATTCATTTGACCAATGGGG CGTCGAACTAGGAAAACAGTTGGCAAAGGCGATAGAACCAGAATTGGAAACTAAGGACGCAATTACAAGTCATGATTCGTCAACGAATGGATTGATTGGATTTATTAAGAGTAATCAATAA
- the Dim1 gene encoding thioredoxin-like protein Dim1 has protein sequence MSYMLSHLHNGWQVDQAILSEEDRVVVIRFGHDWDPMCMKMDEVLYNIAEKVKNFAVIYLVDITQVPDFNKMYELYDPCTVMFFFRNKHIMIDLGTGNNNKINWTLEDKQEMIDIIETVYRGARKGRGLVVSPKDYSTKYRY, from the exons ATGTCTTATATGCTATCTCATCTCCACAATGGGTGGCAAGTGGACCAAGCTATATTGTCCGAAGAAGATAGAGTAGTT GTTATTAGATTTGGCCACGATTGGGATCCAATGTGCATGAAAATGGACGAGGTTTTATATAACATTGCTGAGAAGGTTAAAAACTTTGCAGTGATTTATTTAGTTGATATCACACAGGTAcctgactttaataaaat GTATGAATTGTACGACCCATGTACAGTTATGTTTTTCTTCAGAAACAAACACATAATGATCGATTTGGGGACtggaaataataacaaaataaattggACGCTGGAAGATAAACAAGAGATGatcgatattatcgaaacagtCTATAGAGGTGCTAGAAAAGGAAGAGGTTTAGTCGTTTCACCCAAAGATTATTCCACAAAATATCGTTACTAA
- the LOC143212959 gene encoding pre-mRNA-splicing factor RBM22-like isoform X2 yields MRPFTVFRWCPGARMRFKKTEVCQTCSRLKNVCQTCLLDLEYGLPIQVRDAALKIKDDLPRSDVNKEYYVQNIDSEIGKIDATSPAGAVGKSAAASDLLMKLARTSPYYKRNRPHICSFWVKGECKRGEECPYRHEKPTDPDDPLADQNIKDRYYGVNDPVADKLMRRAAAMPKLDPPEDKSITTLYIGNLGDVLTEKQLRDHFYQYGEIRSVTMVPRQQCAFIQYTQRSAAEAAAERTFNKLILGGRRLTIKWGRSQGRQTVSAAEATREILEPVPGLPGALPPPPESMGNNFFNLQTTPGMIPPMMIPPPPVAPQFMFPPQMTAATATPIFPPGTTPIHYPSQDPSRMGASQGIGKPWPEE; encoded by the coding sequence ATGCGACCATTCACAGTATTCAGATGGTGTCCTGGTGCGAGAATGCGTTTTAAGAAAACTGAAGTTTGTCAGACTTGTAGTCGTTTGAAGAATGTCTGTCAAACATGTTTGCTTGATTTAGAATACGGTTTGCCCATCCAAGTGCGTGACGCTGCGCTTAAAATTAAAGATGACCTGCCGAGGTCAGATGTAAACAAAGAGTATTATGTACAAAACATAGATAGTGAAATTGGTAAAATAGATGCAACATCGCCGGCTGGAGCTGTTGGTAAATCTGCAGCTGCTAGTGATCTACTAATGAAACTAGCAAGAACAAGTCCGTATTATAAAAGGAATAGACCGCATATCTGTTCCTTCTGGGTTAAAGGAGAGTGTAAGAGAGGAGAAGAATGTCCATACCGTCACGAGAAGCCTACAGATCCCGATGATCCACTAGCTGATCAAAACATTAAGGATCGTTACTATGGTGTGAACGATCCTGTTGCTGATAAACTAATGCGCAGAGCTGCTGCGATGCCGAAGCTAGACCCTCCCGAGGATAAATCGATCACAACATTATACATTGGCAATTTGGGAGATGTTTTAACGGAGAAGCAATTGCGTGATCATTTTTACCAGTACGGAGAAATACGTTCCGTTACGATGGTTCCTCGTCAGCAGTGTGCCTTTATTCAGTACACGCAAAGAAGCGCTGCAGAAGCAGCAGCAGAAAGGACATTCAACAAACTAATATTGGGAGGCAGAAGATTGACTATCAAATGGGGACGCTCTCAAGGAAGACAGACAGTATCAGCAGCAGAGGCAACCAGAGAAATCCTGGAACCTGTACCCGGCTTGCCAGGTGCTTTACCACCACCTCCGGAAAGCATGGGCAACAATTTCTTCAATCTGCAAACTACTCCTGGAATGATACCACCAATGATGATACCTCCACCACCTGTTGCTCCACAATTCATGTTCCCACCTCAGATGACAGCTGCTACCGCAACACCAATTTTCCCTCCAGGAACAACTCCGATACATTATCCGAGTCAGGACCCATCGAGAATGGGTGCGTCTCAAGGCATAGGAAAGCCTTGGCCAGAAGAATAA